The proteins below come from a single Rhodothermales bacterium genomic window:
- a CDS encoding recombinase family protein, with protein sequence MKAVVYCRVSTKEQTKNLSLPAQRKACRQYCDDNGWKVDRVFVERGESAKTAERTELNNLLAYCRENRGRVQMMVVYSLDRFARNNY encoded by the coding sequence ATGAAGGCCGTTGTCTACTGCCGCGTCTCGACCAAGGAGCAGACGAAGAATCTGAGTCTGCCGGCGCAGCGGAAGGCCTGCCGGCAGTACTGCGACGACAACGGCTGGAAGGTCGATCGCGTCTTCGTCGAGCGGGGCGAGTCGGCCAAGACGGCCGAGCGGACCGAGCTCAACAACCTGCTGGCCTACTGCCGCGAGAACCGCGGCCGTGTCCAGATGATGGTGGTTTACTCGCTCGACCGCTTCGCCCGGAACAACTACG